In Zea mays cultivar B73 chromosome 7, Zm-B73-REFERENCE-NAM-5.0, whole genome shotgun sequence, the following proteins share a genomic window:
- the LOC103632375 gene encoding uncharacterized protein isoform X1, which translates to MELCPRVPSRERPLPWCTMPRPPCSPSRPSRDPPSPLPPSSRPRSIDGRCRPAILASLPATRGASLCRIFYLFTSKVPGTEPSRILEPSRILEISHWHLVTVSGGWASDAAGRYRCLELDHPCKAPWCDGPLGALESNGWVYSAHCSFKLFVADASWWCLDGKWLFFWGDSNHVDTIRNLLTFVLGITDTSAVTRQFDAVFTNPIGGAGTLRITSIFNGHWNMSMNYLGLHSLRNRGFRQLIRSYFMSGDRVPDVMVLNSRLHDGCYWTSVRIYAQAADFAAQFWSGVMDKVRARGHAVPRVFYRTQMPQGGIDAGKNHATPFTELRDEAGVTYSHPQGWVTLQTLPNEVLVVLRKILLVDNTRKEAQGSLTCIAQGSKQLSLHFIWKSLILIRSKFLILYFITDFVIPDLLTSSQIGYNLIVVLLTNSRKKS; encoded by the exons ATGGAGTTGTGCCCCCGTGTGCCCTCGCGCGAGCGACCTCTCCCCTGGTGCACCATGCCCCGCCCGCCCTGCTCTCCGTCGCGCCCTTCCAGGGATCCTCCATCGCCGCTCCCGCCATCATCGCGCCCGCGCTCCATCGATGGAAGGTGTCGCCCCGCCatcctcgcctcgctccccgcgacACGCGGCGCCAG CTTGTGTCGCATCTTCTATCTATTCACCAGCAAGGTACCTGGCACAGAACCCAGCCGAATCCTAGAACCCAGCCGGATCCTAGAAATTTCCCATTGGCATCTGGTGACCGTATCCGGTGGTTGGGCGTCAGACGCAGCGGGGCGGTACCGGTGCTTGGAGTTGGACCACCCGTGCAAGGCACCGTGGTGCGACGGGCCGCTCGGCGCGCTGGAGAGCAACGGGTGGGTGTACTCGGCGCACTGCTCCTTCAAGCTCTTTGTGGCCGATGCGTCGTGGTGGTGCCTTGACGGGAAGTGGCTCTTCTTCTGGGGCGACTCTAACCACGTCGACACCATCCGGAACCTCCTCACCTTCGTCCTCGGCATCACGGACACGTCTGCTGTGACACGCCAGTTTGATGCAGTGTTCACCAATCCCATTGGTGGGGCAGGGACTCTAAGGATCACAAGCATCTTCAACGGCCACTGGAACATGAGCATGAACTATCTCGGCTTGCATTCCCTCCGGAACAGAGGTTTCCGGCAGCTCATCCGGTCCTACTTCATGTCCGGTGATCGTGTTCCAGACGTCATGGTCCTGAACTCTCGCCTGCACGATGGCTGCTACTGGACCAGCGTCCGCATCTACGCGCAGGCTGCGGATTTCGCAGCACAGTTCTGGTCCGGAGTCATGGACAAAGTCCGGGCTCGTGGGCATGCAGTGCCCAGGGTGTTCTACCGGACGCAGATGCCTCAG GGTGGTATAGATGCAGGGAAAAACCACGCGACTCCCTTCACGGAATTGAGAGATGAAGCTGGTGTCACATACTCACATCCGCAGGGATGGGTCACGTTGCAGACACTTCCTAATGAAGTCCTTGTAGTGCTGCGAAAG ATTTTGTTAGTAGACAACACAAGGAAGGAAGCACAAGGAAGTTTAACCTGTATAGCACAAGGAAGCAAGCAGCTCAGCCTCCATTTTATTTGGAAAAGTCTTATACTTATCAGAAGTAAGTTTTTGATCCTCTATTTTATTACAGATTTTGTGATTCCAGATCTGTTGACCTCAAGCCAGATTGGGTACAACCTTATTGTTGTTTTGTTGACCAACTCTAGAAAGAAAAGCTAA
- the LOC103632375 gene encoding uncharacterized protein isoform X2 → MELCPRVPSRERPLPWCTMPRPPCSPSRPSRDPPSPLPPSSRPRSIDGRCRPAILASLPATRGASLCRIFYLFTSKVPGTEPSRILEPSRILEISHWHLVTVSGGWASDAAGRYRCLELDHPCKAPWCDGPLGALESNGWVYSAHCSFKLFVADASWWCLDGKWLFFWGDSNHVDTIRNLLTFVLGITDTSAVTRQFDAVFTNPIGGAGTLRITSIFNGHWNMSMNYLGLHSLRNRGFRQLIRSYFMSGDRVPDVMVLNSRLHDGCYWTSVRIYAQAADFAAQFWSGVMDKVRARGHAVPRVFYRTQMPQGGIDAGKNHATPFTELRDEAGVTYSHPQGWVTLQTLPNEVLVVLRKILLVDNTRKEAQGSLTCIAQGSKQLSLHFIWKSLILIRKRKAKTLPSAPTFKVAPYLPSLSIKALLASN, encoded by the exons ATGGAGTTGTGCCCCCGTGTGCCCTCGCGCGAGCGACCTCTCCCCTGGTGCACCATGCCCCGCCCGCCCTGCTCTCCGTCGCGCCCTTCCAGGGATCCTCCATCGCCGCTCCCGCCATCATCGCGCCCGCGCTCCATCGATGGAAGGTGTCGCCCCGCCatcctcgcctcgctccccgcgacACGCGGCGCCAG CTTGTGTCGCATCTTCTATCTATTCACCAGCAAGGTACCTGGCACAGAACCCAGCCGAATCCTAGAACCCAGCCGGATCCTAGAAATTTCCCATTGGCATCTGGTGACCGTATCCGGTGGTTGGGCGTCAGACGCAGCGGGGCGGTACCGGTGCTTGGAGTTGGACCACCCGTGCAAGGCACCGTGGTGCGACGGGCCGCTCGGCGCGCTGGAGAGCAACGGGTGGGTGTACTCGGCGCACTGCTCCTTCAAGCTCTTTGTGGCCGATGCGTCGTGGTGGTGCCTTGACGGGAAGTGGCTCTTCTTCTGGGGCGACTCTAACCACGTCGACACCATCCGGAACCTCCTCACCTTCGTCCTCGGCATCACGGACACGTCTGCTGTGACACGCCAGTTTGATGCAGTGTTCACCAATCCCATTGGTGGGGCAGGGACTCTAAGGATCACAAGCATCTTCAACGGCCACTGGAACATGAGCATGAACTATCTCGGCTTGCATTCCCTCCGGAACAGAGGTTTCCGGCAGCTCATCCGGTCCTACTTCATGTCCGGTGATCGTGTTCCAGACGTCATGGTCCTGAACTCTCGCCTGCACGATGGCTGCTACTGGACCAGCGTCCGCATCTACGCGCAGGCTGCGGATTTCGCAGCACAGTTCTGGTCCGGAGTCATGGACAAAGTCCGGGCTCGTGGGCATGCAGTGCCCAGGGTGTTCTACCGGACGCAGATGCCTCAG GGTGGTATAGATGCAGGGAAAAACCACGCGACTCCCTTCACGGAATTGAGAGATGAAGCTGGTGTCACATACTCACATCCGCAGGGATGGGTCACGTTGCAGACACTTCCTAATGAAGTCCTTGTAGTGCTGCGAAAG ATTTTGTTAGTAGACAACACAAGGAAGGAAGCACAAGGAAGTTTAACCTGTATAGCACAAGGAAGCAAGCAGCTCAGCCTCCATTTTATTTGGAAAAGTCTTATACTTATCAGAA AAAGAAAAGCTAAAACTCTACCCTCTGCGCCCACCTTCAAGGTCGCTCCCTATCTTCCTTCACTCTCCATCAAAGCTTTGCTCGCATCAAATTAA
- the LOC103632375 gene encoding uncharacterized protein isoform X3, translating to MELCPRVPSRERPLPWCTMPRPPCSPSRPSRDPPSPLPPSSRPRSIDGRCRPAILASLPATRGASLCRIFYLFTSKVPGTEPSRILEPSRILEISHWHLVTVSGGWASDAAGRYRCLELDHPCKAPWCDGPLGALESNGWVYSAHCSFKLFVADASWWCLDGKWLFFWGDSNHVDTIRNLLTFVLGITDTSAVTRQFDAVFTNPIGGAGTLRITSIFNGHWNMSMNYLGLHSLRNRGFRQLIRSYFMSGDRVPDVMVLNSRLHDGCYWTSVRIYAQAADFAAQFWSGVMDKVRARGHAVPRVFYRTQMPQGGIDAGKNHATPFTELRDEAGVTYSHPQGWVTLQTLPNEVLVVLRKILLVDNTRKEAQGSLTCIAQGSKQLSLHFIWKSLILIRNLDGYYPLQLIKNGELF from the exons ATGGAGTTGTGCCCCCGTGTGCCCTCGCGCGAGCGACCTCTCCCCTGGTGCACCATGCCCCGCCCGCCCTGCTCTCCGTCGCGCCCTTCCAGGGATCCTCCATCGCCGCTCCCGCCATCATCGCGCCCGCGCTCCATCGATGGAAGGTGTCGCCCCGCCatcctcgcctcgctccccgcgacACGCGGCGCCAG CTTGTGTCGCATCTTCTATCTATTCACCAGCAAGGTACCTGGCACAGAACCCAGCCGAATCCTAGAACCCAGCCGGATCCTAGAAATTTCCCATTGGCATCTGGTGACCGTATCCGGTGGTTGGGCGTCAGACGCAGCGGGGCGGTACCGGTGCTTGGAGTTGGACCACCCGTGCAAGGCACCGTGGTGCGACGGGCCGCTCGGCGCGCTGGAGAGCAACGGGTGGGTGTACTCGGCGCACTGCTCCTTCAAGCTCTTTGTGGCCGATGCGTCGTGGTGGTGCCTTGACGGGAAGTGGCTCTTCTTCTGGGGCGACTCTAACCACGTCGACACCATCCGGAACCTCCTCACCTTCGTCCTCGGCATCACGGACACGTCTGCTGTGACACGCCAGTTTGATGCAGTGTTCACCAATCCCATTGGTGGGGCAGGGACTCTAAGGATCACAAGCATCTTCAACGGCCACTGGAACATGAGCATGAACTATCTCGGCTTGCATTCCCTCCGGAACAGAGGTTTCCGGCAGCTCATCCGGTCCTACTTCATGTCCGGTGATCGTGTTCCAGACGTCATGGTCCTGAACTCTCGCCTGCACGATGGCTGCTACTGGACCAGCGTCCGCATCTACGCGCAGGCTGCGGATTTCGCAGCACAGTTCTGGTCCGGAGTCATGGACAAAGTCCGGGCTCGTGGGCATGCAGTGCCCAGGGTGTTCTACCGGACGCAGATGCCTCAG GGTGGTATAGATGCAGGGAAAAACCACGCGACTCCCTTCACGGAATTGAGAGATGAAGCTGGTGTCACATACTCACATCCGCAGGGATGGGTCACGTTGCAGACACTTCCTAATGAAGTCCTTGTAGTGCTGCGAAAG ATTTTGTTAGTAGACAACACAAGGAAGGAAGCACAAGGAAGTTTAACCTGTATAGCACAAGGAAGCAAGCAGCTCAGCCTCCATTTTATTTGGAAAAGTCTTATACTTATCAGAA ATTTAGATGGCTACTATCCTTTGCAATTGATCAAGAATGGTGAGCTATTCTAA
- the LOC103632375 gene encoding uncharacterized protein isoform X4, which yields MELCPRVPSRERPLPWCTMPRPPCSPSRPSRDPPSPLPPSSRPRSIDGRCRPAILASLPATRGASLCRIFYLFTSKVPGTEPSRILEPSRILEISHWHLVTVSGGWASDAAGRYRCLELDHPCKAPWCDGPLGALESNGWVYSAHCSFKLFVADASWWCLDGKWLFFWGDSNHVDTIRNLLTFVLGITDTSAVTRQFDAVFTNPIGGAGTLRITSIFNGHWNMSMNYLGLHSLRNRGFRQLIRSYFMSGDRVPDVMVLNSRLHDGCYWTSVRIYAQAADFAAQFWSGVMDKVRARGHAVPRVFYRTQMPQGGIDAGKNHATPFTELRDEAGVTYSHPQGWVTLQTLPNEVLVVLRKVIRFC from the exons ATGGAGTTGTGCCCCCGTGTGCCCTCGCGCGAGCGACCTCTCCCCTGGTGCACCATGCCCCGCCCGCCCTGCTCTCCGTCGCGCCCTTCCAGGGATCCTCCATCGCCGCTCCCGCCATCATCGCGCCCGCGCTCCATCGATGGAAGGTGTCGCCCCGCCatcctcgcctcgctccccgcgacACGCGGCGCCAG CTTGTGTCGCATCTTCTATCTATTCACCAGCAAGGTACCTGGCACAGAACCCAGCCGAATCCTAGAACCCAGCCGGATCCTAGAAATTTCCCATTGGCATCTGGTGACCGTATCCGGTGGTTGGGCGTCAGACGCAGCGGGGCGGTACCGGTGCTTGGAGTTGGACCACCCGTGCAAGGCACCGTGGTGCGACGGGCCGCTCGGCGCGCTGGAGAGCAACGGGTGGGTGTACTCGGCGCACTGCTCCTTCAAGCTCTTTGTGGCCGATGCGTCGTGGTGGTGCCTTGACGGGAAGTGGCTCTTCTTCTGGGGCGACTCTAACCACGTCGACACCATCCGGAACCTCCTCACCTTCGTCCTCGGCATCACGGACACGTCTGCTGTGACACGCCAGTTTGATGCAGTGTTCACCAATCCCATTGGTGGGGCAGGGACTCTAAGGATCACAAGCATCTTCAACGGCCACTGGAACATGAGCATGAACTATCTCGGCTTGCATTCCCTCCGGAACAGAGGTTTCCGGCAGCTCATCCGGTCCTACTTCATGTCCGGTGATCGTGTTCCAGACGTCATGGTCCTGAACTCTCGCCTGCACGATGGCTGCTACTGGACCAGCGTCCGCATCTACGCGCAGGCTGCGGATTTCGCAGCACAGTTCTGGTCCGGAGTCATGGACAAAGTCCGGGCTCGTGGGCATGCAGTGCCCAGGGTGTTCTACCGGACGCAGATGCCTCAG GGTGGTATAGATGCAGGGAAAAACCACGCGACTCCCTTCACGGAATTGAGAGATGAAGCTGGTGTCACATACTCACATCCGCAGGGATGGGTCACGTTGCAGACACTTCCTAATGAAGTCCTTGTAGTGCTGCGAAAGGTAATCAG ATTTTGTTAG